In Rosa rugosa chromosome 4, drRosRugo1.1, whole genome shotgun sequence, the genomic stretch TCTTCTAGGAGGTTTCTCAACTGACTTCATTAGCAAGTCATTCAATATTACCAAAGATGAAGCAGATGAGGTCACCAAAAACCAGACAGGGGTTTTGCTAGTTAAGCTAGAACAGGGAAAGACCATGCCTAAGCCCAACGCACTCATCACCCAAAAACTTGTTCATCAACTCACTGTTAGTGCCACTTTGACTGAGAAGGAGTTTCCTTTTCTTAACCAGGCTGGGTTAAGTGCCAACCTCATAAAACTTGAAGCCTACGCAATTTCCTCTCCCATTTACACTACTGATTCTTCGGTTCAAGTGATCTATGTCGTTGGAGGAGGTGGTCGGGTCCAAATTGCGGGTCTTAATGGTCAGAGTGCGTTGGATGCGGAAGTAACTGCGGGTCACTTGATCGTTGTGCCTAGGTTTTTCATGGTAGCGAAACTTGCCGGGGAAAAGGGAATGGAGTGTTTCTCTGTCATTACAAGTTCCCGGTAAGCATCTAATCATATCTTGCATGATGCATTTGTACACTGAGCCCCTTCACTTGGTTTTTAGCCTATAATACCCTAAAAATAAAACTACAGAAGTATAAATAAGCacgaaatttatttatttataaggACAACAATTAATCAGCTATTGTTATAATTAATTTTGTAGGGCTGTCCTGGAAGACTTAACTGGCAAGACATCAGTATTGAGGGCATTATCACCTGAGGTGCTACAAATATCCCTAAATATAAATCCAGAGTTGCAGACAATTCTCCAATCAAAGATTAACTAGAGAAATAGTAGTGGATCCTGCACTATCGAAGTCTCTTATTAATCGCATACCTACTTCCATATATAGTCTCCATTGCAAGACATGTAATAAAGTGGATGAATTAGAATAAAACTCCTGTCTGCAGAGGATTGGAGATTATTGTTTTCTTGTTCATTTACAATCTTTATCTTTGTGTGATTTTCTAAAGAGACCAATTATGGATGATATCTTTTTTGAAATCCATCGACATGATTTATGAAAGCGTCAAACTGGGAAGAATATGAACCATGGAGCCAGATGATGCCATTAGGTACGCAGCGTAATGAAAGATGCTCATTCATAGCTTGTAGCCTTGTACAGGTATGGGAGATGGACCACCTTTCCTTCATGGTTCTGTTGCACAACAAGTGTGACTATTGTTAACTGGATTTTGGCATTAGCAGTTAGTTTAGTCCCTGTTTCTGTGGCCCTTGTGTGAGAGTGTTGGCAAGTTTGCTCCTTGAACAAAATGAAGAGACTACTTCATGCAGTATTCAAATTGATAAATTTGTTGCTCTGCTTTAGAAATCTGTTTATAGTGTTTTCTGATTGGT encodes the following:
- the LOC133707278 gene encoding 12S seed storage globulin 2-like; the encoded protein is MAEMDLTPKSAVAAFEGDGGGYYIWSFPALGEANVGAGKLVLKPSGFALPHYADSAKLGYVLQGEDGLVGMVFPNTSEEVVLKLKKGDVIPVPLGAVSWWFNNGGSSNDLVIVFLGETTKAYTPGLFTYFFIAGTQSLLGGFSTDFISKSFNITKDEADEVTKNQTGVLLVKLEQGKTMPKPNALITQKLVHQLTVSATLTEKEFPFLNQAGLSANLIKLEAYAISSPIYTTDSSVQVIYVVGGGGRVQIAGLNGQSALDAEVTAGHLIVVPRFFMVAKLAGEKGMECFSVITSSRAVLEDLTGKTSVLRALSPEVLQISLNINPELQTILQSKIN